One segment of Panicum virgatum strain AP13 chromosome 3K, P.virgatum_v5, whole genome shotgun sequence DNA contains the following:
- the LOC120697012 gene encoding uncharacterized protein LOC120697012 isoform X1, translating to MAPSPSPRRSLKEFSHKRGHSFGSILPAKSKDDELTLFTDMQKHERDNFLLEPAEDFDESISKLSYFRDLKLGINIAARQENHDLLNADGERNDYDWLLTPPETPLFRSLDDEEDRHIGMALRGRTQIKPISISRSSTMENTRRSNRSSASPSRLSPSPRSCSSTVLTRTRSSNSSSRCSPPLTLQPATPSRRSSTPASKTLTPPRRSPSPASRRMSTSSSDPVSNGRRGSSPVKASHRSSSPKLQGWQSSHPGFSFEAPPNLRTSLSDRPSSRSRGGSPSSFSGLDMNWRGRRQSMSPTPSRRASSTHSNDRDHVSSYSKASATSSAEDDLESMQSIPNSYSSSTAARKNLSVMKSRAIASPKKPSKSFSPSSAPKRSFDSAVWLMDHRKTPQDKFRPLLSSVPSTTFGVVKGDDIHLSMLLHNSSLATSSNLSSEYGVTFGPCMGNDQEQSDVVGECEANPSSVNHEDISIIDKLDGLNEGRSCHQYTLSTTQSGPESPSSVKYAESTIEGLNMERSGIAQTSCNVVSSSKVGHTKMATCTRCRKSFNAIEDSEEVNFCEECALVVEVLFVDPKTQTMEKGHQQDHKTKNFKPCVTWEDPHIASDCIGDIKKSSLDSQLVNDEPHAGCPQKCPQSQSTVDTTNRLLSQQHGENVAQNLRPHDTGDSPQGNSIDISPYQCSVTVCQQKEPTSVVECDILRDQTTKHHNEASKCLLKSMYEGTEFVSDTLTIDNSHKTGSVKHLNLKAENTEGAGISVLLLQKSSSNKWPVVEGRPLSATNLLCSEPYYTRDSVSTQKRTTGWDSSSAASSIDQGSSRQSVHLEHLKSSNRYDFEKSQISSTVSCQSIASMSDVSTSNRSVSVCPQSNAIVDIGFLTDNSESSASRTMNYTEELDESCKYTLSSAIECWSAAQAIVNDDGDSFGDVAIQNQSTGGKAHKDNISANSCSLDIKRHRNIPLSLPPEESCIQKTEEGASSITQCYSDGTPEHPDDDCVIDNQQTQYEAVPSSIEANRLDDGCVSVISEDVLISATEDSTMELPGNEQSPATVRGSREQSQRCFTLEEAADTILFCSSIAHDIVYRAATIGLEREQQSELDSAPRSTVTMVEQSISMGDSSLQPPNRRMSRHRKRTEGGTVTESAKLEVVTKDPVSVRPVPESLRTSDSMKPPKVESKCNCAIM from the exons GTTGTTGACTCCACCAGAGACCCCACTTTTTCGTTcattggatgatgaagaagacagGCACATTGGTATGGCTCTTAGGGGCAGGACACAGATTAAGCCAATATCAATTTCGAGGTCATCCACC ATGGAAAATACTCGAAGGTCTAACAGAAGCAGTGCAAGCCCAAGTAGGCTTAGCCCTTCACCGCGCTCATGTAGCAGCACTGTGTTGACTAGGACAAGATCATCAAATTCATCTTCACGATGCAGCCCGCCACTTACTTTACAACCAGCAACACCGTCACGAAGGTCTTCAACTCCAGCTTCTAAGACATTAACACCTCCACGAAGGTCACCAAGTCCTGCTTCAAGGAGGATGAGTACTAGTTCAAGTGACCCAGTTTCAAACGGAAGGAGAGGAAGTTCGCCAGTTAAAGCCAGTCACAGGTCATCTTCACCGAAACTTCAAGGTTGGCAGTCAAGTCATCCTGGTTTCTCTTTTGAAGCACCTCCAAACCTACGCACTTCTCTGTCAGATCGCCCATCATCCCGTTCAAGGGGTGGATCTCCTTCATCTTTCAGTGGATTGGACATGAACTGGAGAGGTAGAAGGCAATCTATGTCTCCTACTCCATCGAGAAGAGCCAGTTCTACCCACAGCAATGACCGAGATCATGTCAGTTCGTACAGCAAAGCATCTGCAACATCTTCTGCTGAAGATGACTTAGAGTCCATGCAATCTATACCAAATAGTTACTCCAGTAGCACAGCTGCAAGAAAGAACTTGTCAGTAATGAAATCCAGAGCTATTGCATCACCTAAGAAGCCATCCAAGAGTTTCTCCCCTAGTTCTGCTCCAAAGAGGTCCTTTGATTCTGCAGTTTGGTTGATG GACCATCGTAAAACTCCTCAAGATAAGTTCAGGCCACTTCTATCAAGTGTTCCTTCCACCACATTTGGTGTTGTCAAAGGAGATGATATACACTTGTCTATGTTGTTACACAATTCCTCACTCGCAACAAGCAGTAATTTAAGCTCCGAGTACGGTGTCACCTTTGGCCCTTGTATGGGTAATGACCAAGAACAGAGTGATGTAGTTGGTGAATGTGAAGCAAATCCTAGTTCAGTAAATCATGAGGATATATCTATAATTGATAAATTGGATGGACTGAATGAAGGACGCAGTTGCCATCAGTACACTTTATCAACTACTCAAAGTGGCCCAGAATCTCCAAGCTCAGTAAAATATGCAGAAAGCACTATAGAGGGCCTCAATATGGAAAGAAGTGGGATAGCTCAGACTTCATGTAATGTTGTAAGTAGTTCTAAGGTCGGACACACTAAAATGGCAACATGCACTAGGTGCAGGAAGTCATTCAATGCAATAGAAGACAGTGAAGAAGTTAATTTCTGTGAAGAATGTGCATTAGTAGTTGAGGTTCTTTTTGTGGACCCCAAGACACAGACTATGGAAAAAGGACATCAACAGGACCacaaaactaaaaattttaaaccTTGTGTTACATGGGAAGACCCTCATATAGCCTCAGATTGCATTGGAGATATCAAGAAGTCATCTCTTGACAGTCAGCTGGTGAATGATGAACCTCATGCTGGTTGTCCACAAAAGTGTCCTCAATCTCAGTCAACAGTGGATACAACTAACAGATTGCTGTCACAGCAACATGGGGAGAATGTTGCTCAAAATTTGAGGCCACATGATACCGGCGACTCCCCACAAGGAAATAGCATTGATATTTCACCTTATCAATGTAGTGTAACTGTCTGTCAACAAAAGGAACCAACATCTGTAGTTGAGTGTGATATTTTAAGAGACCAAACTACCAAGCACCACAATGAGGCATCGAAATGCCTGCTGAAGTCAATGTATGAAGGCACTGAATTTGTCTCTGATACACTTACCATTGACAATTCTCATAAAACGGGATCAGTTAAGCATCTAAATCTGAAGGCTGAAAATACTGAGGGTGCTGGGATTTCAGTACTCTTATTGCAGAAGTCAAGCAGCAATAAATGGCCTGTTGTAGAAGGGAGACCCTTATCTGCTACCAATCTTCTCTGTTCAGAACCCTATTATACAAGGGACAGTGTCAGTACACAGAAGCGTACCACTGGATGGGACAGCTCATCAGCTGCTTCTTCCATTGATCAAGGGTCTTCAAGGCAATCAGTACATCTGGAGCACCTTAAAAGTAGTAATCGTTATGACTTTGAGAAGTCTCAAATAAGTAGTACTGTGAGTTGCCAAAGCATTGCATCTATGTCAGATGTGTCAACCAGCAATCGTTCAGTTTCAGTTTGTCCTCAGAGTAATGCAATTGTAGATATTGGCTTCCTAACTGACAATTCAGAAAGCAGTGCTTCAAGAACGATGAATTATACTGAGGAACTTGATGAGTCGTGTAAGTACACTCTCTCGAGCGCAATAGAGTGCTGGTCTGCTGCACAGGCTATAGTTAATGATGATGGCGATTCATTTGGAGATGTAGCAATTCAGAACCAAAGTACAGGTGGGAAGGCTCACAAAGATAACATAAGTGCGAACTCATGTTCATTAGATATCAAAAGGCATAGAAATATCCCACTGTCTTTGCCTCCAGAGGAAAGTTGCATACAAAAAACTGAAGAAGGTGCATCTTCCATCACTCAGTGCTATTCAGATGGCACACCAGAACATCCAGATGATGATTGTGTCATTGATAATCAACAAACGCAATATGAAGCAGTTCCATCTTCTATTGAGGCAAATAGGTTGGATGATGGTTGTGTGTCTGTAATCTCTGAGGATGTACTGATTTCTGCAACAGAGGATAGCACAATGGAGCTTCCTGGTAATG AACAATCACCGGCTACGGTTCGGGGATCAAGGGAACAAAGTCAGAGATGCTTCACTTTGGAAGAGGCTGCTGATACAATTCTATTCTGCAGTTCCATTGCTCATGACATTGTATACAGGGCTGCAACAATTGGGCTGGAGCGAGAGCAACAATCAGAACTTGATTCTGCTCCTCGCTCAACAGTTACCATGGTAGAACAATCCATTTCAATGGGTGATAGTTCATTGCAGCCACCCAACAGACGAATGTCAAGACATCGGAAAAGAACAGAAGGTGGAACTGTAACAGAATCTGCCAAGTTGGAAGTTGTCACTAAAGATCCTGTATCTGTGCGACCAGTTCCTGAATCGTTAAGGACATCGGACAGCATGAAGCCTCCAAAGGTTGAATCAAAGTGCAACTGTGCAATTATGTAG
- the LOC120697012 gene encoding uncharacterized protein LOC120697012 isoform X2 has protein sequence MENTRRSNRSSASPSRLSPSPRSCSSTVLTRTRSSNSSSRCSPPLTLQPATPSRRSSTPASKTLTPPRRSPSPASRRMSTSSSDPVSNGRRGSSPVKASHRSSSPKLQGWQSSHPGFSFEAPPNLRTSLSDRPSSRSRGGSPSSFSGLDMNWRGRRQSMSPTPSRRASSTHSNDRDHVSSYSKASATSSAEDDLESMQSIPNSYSSSTAARKNLSVMKSRAIASPKKPSKSFSPSSAPKRSFDSAVWLMDHRKTPQDKFRPLLSSVPSTTFGVVKGDDIHLSMLLHNSSLATSSNLSSEYGVTFGPCMGNDQEQSDVVGECEANPSSVNHEDISIIDKLDGLNEGRSCHQYTLSTTQSGPESPSSVKYAESTIEGLNMERSGIAQTSCNVVSSSKVGHTKMATCTRCRKSFNAIEDSEEVNFCEECALVVEVLFVDPKTQTMEKGHQQDHKTKNFKPCVTWEDPHIASDCIGDIKKSSLDSQLVNDEPHAGCPQKCPQSQSTVDTTNRLLSQQHGENVAQNLRPHDTGDSPQGNSIDISPYQCSVTVCQQKEPTSVVECDILRDQTTKHHNEASKCLLKSMYEGTEFVSDTLTIDNSHKTGSVKHLNLKAENTEGAGISVLLLQKSSSNKWPVVEGRPLSATNLLCSEPYYTRDSVSTQKRTTGWDSSSAASSIDQGSSRQSVHLEHLKSSNRYDFEKSQISSTVSCQSIASMSDVSTSNRSVSVCPQSNAIVDIGFLTDNSESSASRTMNYTEELDESCKYTLSSAIECWSAAQAIVNDDGDSFGDVAIQNQSTGGKAHKDNISANSCSLDIKRHRNIPLSLPPEESCIQKTEEGASSITQCYSDGTPEHPDDDCVIDNQQTQYEAVPSSIEANRLDDGCVSVISEDVLISATEDSTMELPGNEQSPATVRGSREQSQRCFTLEEAADTILFCSSIAHDIVYRAATIGLEREQQSELDSAPRSTVTMVEQSISMGDSSLQPPNRRMSRHRKRTEGGTVTESAKLEVVTKDPVSVRPVPESLRTSDSMKPPKVESKCNCAIM, from the exons ATGGAAAATACTCGAAGGTCTAACAGAAGCAGTGCAAGCCCAAGTAGGCTTAGCCCTTCACCGCGCTCATGTAGCAGCACTGTGTTGACTAGGACAAGATCATCAAATTCATCTTCACGATGCAGCCCGCCACTTACTTTACAACCAGCAACACCGTCACGAAGGTCTTCAACTCCAGCTTCTAAGACATTAACACCTCCACGAAGGTCACCAAGTCCTGCTTCAAGGAGGATGAGTACTAGTTCAAGTGACCCAGTTTCAAACGGAAGGAGAGGAAGTTCGCCAGTTAAAGCCAGTCACAGGTCATCTTCACCGAAACTTCAAGGTTGGCAGTCAAGTCATCCTGGTTTCTCTTTTGAAGCACCTCCAAACCTACGCACTTCTCTGTCAGATCGCCCATCATCCCGTTCAAGGGGTGGATCTCCTTCATCTTTCAGTGGATTGGACATGAACTGGAGAGGTAGAAGGCAATCTATGTCTCCTACTCCATCGAGAAGAGCCAGTTCTACCCACAGCAATGACCGAGATCATGTCAGTTCGTACAGCAAAGCATCTGCAACATCTTCTGCTGAAGATGACTTAGAGTCCATGCAATCTATACCAAATAGTTACTCCAGTAGCACAGCTGCAAGAAAGAACTTGTCAGTAATGAAATCCAGAGCTATTGCATCACCTAAGAAGCCATCCAAGAGTTTCTCCCCTAGTTCTGCTCCAAAGAGGTCCTTTGATTCTGCAGTTTGGTTGATG GACCATCGTAAAACTCCTCAAGATAAGTTCAGGCCACTTCTATCAAGTGTTCCTTCCACCACATTTGGTGTTGTCAAAGGAGATGATATACACTTGTCTATGTTGTTACACAATTCCTCACTCGCAACAAGCAGTAATTTAAGCTCCGAGTACGGTGTCACCTTTGGCCCTTGTATGGGTAATGACCAAGAACAGAGTGATGTAGTTGGTGAATGTGAAGCAAATCCTAGTTCAGTAAATCATGAGGATATATCTATAATTGATAAATTGGATGGACTGAATGAAGGACGCAGTTGCCATCAGTACACTTTATCAACTACTCAAAGTGGCCCAGAATCTCCAAGCTCAGTAAAATATGCAGAAAGCACTATAGAGGGCCTCAATATGGAAAGAAGTGGGATAGCTCAGACTTCATGTAATGTTGTAAGTAGTTCTAAGGTCGGACACACTAAAATGGCAACATGCACTAGGTGCAGGAAGTCATTCAATGCAATAGAAGACAGTGAAGAAGTTAATTTCTGTGAAGAATGTGCATTAGTAGTTGAGGTTCTTTTTGTGGACCCCAAGACACAGACTATGGAAAAAGGACATCAACAGGACCacaaaactaaaaattttaaaccTTGTGTTACATGGGAAGACCCTCATATAGCCTCAGATTGCATTGGAGATATCAAGAAGTCATCTCTTGACAGTCAGCTGGTGAATGATGAACCTCATGCTGGTTGTCCACAAAAGTGTCCTCAATCTCAGTCAACAGTGGATACAACTAACAGATTGCTGTCACAGCAACATGGGGAGAATGTTGCTCAAAATTTGAGGCCACATGATACCGGCGACTCCCCACAAGGAAATAGCATTGATATTTCACCTTATCAATGTAGTGTAACTGTCTGTCAACAAAAGGAACCAACATCTGTAGTTGAGTGTGATATTTTAAGAGACCAAACTACCAAGCACCACAATGAGGCATCGAAATGCCTGCTGAAGTCAATGTATGAAGGCACTGAATTTGTCTCTGATACACTTACCATTGACAATTCTCATAAAACGGGATCAGTTAAGCATCTAAATCTGAAGGCTGAAAATACTGAGGGTGCTGGGATTTCAGTACTCTTATTGCAGAAGTCAAGCAGCAATAAATGGCCTGTTGTAGAAGGGAGACCCTTATCTGCTACCAATCTTCTCTGTTCAGAACCCTATTATACAAGGGACAGTGTCAGTACACAGAAGCGTACCACTGGATGGGACAGCTCATCAGCTGCTTCTTCCATTGATCAAGGGTCTTCAAGGCAATCAGTACATCTGGAGCACCTTAAAAGTAGTAATCGTTATGACTTTGAGAAGTCTCAAATAAGTAGTACTGTGAGTTGCCAAAGCATTGCATCTATGTCAGATGTGTCAACCAGCAATCGTTCAGTTTCAGTTTGTCCTCAGAGTAATGCAATTGTAGATATTGGCTTCCTAACTGACAATTCAGAAAGCAGTGCTTCAAGAACGATGAATTATACTGAGGAACTTGATGAGTCGTGTAAGTACACTCTCTCGAGCGCAATAGAGTGCTGGTCTGCTGCACAGGCTATAGTTAATGATGATGGCGATTCATTTGGAGATGTAGCAATTCAGAACCAAAGTACAGGTGGGAAGGCTCACAAAGATAACATAAGTGCGAACTCATGTTCATTAGATATCAAAAGGCATAGAAATATCCCACTGTCTTTGCCTCCAGAGGAAAGTTGCATACAAAAAACTGAAGAAGGTGCATCTTCCATCACTCAGTGCTATTCAGATGGCACACCAGAACATCCAGATGATGATTGTGTCATTGATAATCAACAAACGCAATATGAAGCAGTTCCATCTTCTATTGAGGCAAATAGGTTGGATGATGGTTGTGTGTCTGTAATCTCTGAGGATGTACTGATTTCTGCAACAGAGGATAGCACAATGGAGCTTCCTGGTAATG AACAATCACCGGCTACGGTTCGGGGATCAAGGGAACAAAGTCAGAGATGCTTCACTTTGGAAGAGGCTGCTGATACAATTCTATTCTGCAGTTCCATTGCTCATGACATTGTATACAGGGCTGCAACAATTGGGCTGGAGCGAGAGCAACAATCAGAACTTGATTCTGCTCCTCGCTCAACAGTTACCATGGTAGAACAATCCATTTCAATGGGTGATAGTTCATTGCAGCCACCCAACAGACGAATGTCAAGACATCGGAAAAGAACAGAAGGTGGAACTGTAACAGAATCTGCCAAGTTGGAAGTTGTCACTAAAGATCCTGTATCTGTGCGACCAGTTCCTGAATCGTTAAGGACATCGGACAGCATGAAGCCTCCAAAGGTTGAATCAAAGTGCAACTGTGCAATTATGTAG